Part of the candidate division WOR-3 bacterium genome is shown below.
TCCCCGGACACGACCCGAAACGGGTCCGGTTCTGCCCGGTGATTCCGGTCGGAATCTCGGCCGCAGCCATCCGGGCAAGACTTGCCAAGAACCTCTCTATCCGCTATATGTTACCTGTAGTTGTCGCCGAGTACCTGCGGCGACACCGCCTGTATCCTGGCCCGCGAACAAGAAGAACCGCATAGGGCAATTGCCCAAAGGAGACCTTATGTTTGGAATCGCCCTCGCCCAGACGCCGGCCCCAACCGCGACTCCGGGCGCGCCTGCTGCCGGCGGCATGAACTCGATCCTCGGGTTCCTGCCCATTATCCTGATCTTCGCCGTCCTCTATTTCCTGATGATCCTGCCCCAGCAGCGCCGCCAGAAGAAGCACACGCAAATGCTGGAACAGATCAAGCGGGGCGATCGCGTAGTGCTCGGTTCCGGCATCCACGGCATAGTGTCCAACGTCAGGGAACAGACTTTCCTGGTCAAGGTCGCTGAGAACACCGAACTCGAGGTCGACAAGTCAGCGGTCAGCTACAAGTTTGGCGCCGAAAAGTAGCCCGGCAGCGAAACCGGCGGGCGTCAACCGCCGGGTAGTCCTGTACGGCCACCGGGCACTCAGGACCAAGTCACGGCTCATCGGGGAACTTACGTCCGATCTGGTCAAGTTCCTGGAGGACCTGAAAGTCAGTATGCTGACGCAGGACGGGCTGGGACTCGCCGCCAACCAGATTGCCGAGACGGTCGCTGCGTTTGCCATCAACCCGCGCGCTGTCGACGACGACCGGGAGCCGTACTGCATCATCAACCCGGAGGTGGTCGCGACCGAGGGCCTCGTCGAAGCCGAAGAAGGGTGTCTCTCCCTGCCCGGGCTGTTCGACTTCCTGCCCCGTCCCGAATTCGTGCGCATCTCCGGGCTCAACGAGGAACTGCAGCCGATCACTGTCGAAGGCACGCGGCTACTGGCTCGGGCACTGCTGCATGAGATAGACCACTTAAACGGGGTGCTGTTCATCGACCACCTGAGCGAGTCGCGGCGGCGGATGCTCGGCACGAAGCTCAAGGAACTGGAGGAAAGGGAACGGTGCGCGTAGCTTTCTTCGGCACTTCTGACTTCGCGGTGCCTGCCCTGCGTAGCCTCGCCCGGTCCGCGCACAGGATCGAAACTGTTGTCACCGCGCCGCCGCAACCCAGCGGCCGAGGCCGGAAGCTCGTCCCCAGCCCCACAGAACAAGAAGCGCGTGCGCTCGGCATCAAAGTCCTGACCCCCCAGGACCCCAACGCTCCGGCGTTCATCTCTGAGTTTGGATCTCAAGCCCCGGACGCCGCGGTCCTGGCCGCGTACGGCTATATCCTGAAACCAGCCGCACTCTCAGTCCCTGCCTTCGGTTTCCTGAACATCCACCCTTCGTTACTTCCCCGGTATCGAGGTGCGGCGCCGATTCAGCGCGCCCTGCTTGCGGGCGAACACGAAACCGGCGTGACCATCATCGCTCTTTCCGAGCAGGTTGACGCCGGCGACATAGTCGAGCAGGAGGTCGTCGCCGTCGGCCCGAACGAAACGGCGGGCGAGTTGTCGCGCAGACTGGCGGATGTCGGCGCCCGGCTCATCTTGCAGTCCCTGACTCAGCTTGCAGAAGGCAAGGCCCGCCGCGCTTTGCAGGACCCGGAACTGGCCACCCGTGCCGCGAAGATAGCCAAGGCAGAACGCAGCATCGACTGGCGGGAATCGGCTCAACAGATACACAATCGGATTCGGGCACTCTCCCCCGAGCCCGGAGCGGTAACCAGCTTCCGCCAGAGGCGCATCGTCCTGCTTCGCTCTGAGGTCAGCCCGGTTTCAGACCCGGGAGAGCCCGGCCAGATCCTCTTCGATCACCCGGGTCTTGTGGTCGCCGCCGGTGCGGGCGCGCTGGAGATCACCGAACTCAAGCCCGAGGGCAAGCGGGCCCAGACCGGTCAGGATTTCCGCAACGGCCACCGTCCGGTTGCCGGTGAAAGGTTTGCCGCATGAGACAGCGCCGCAAGCGCCGCAGCCACGCCCTGCGCACGCTCATCCTCATTCTGCTGGCAATCGCCCTGCTCATCGTCGTCCTCAATTGGCTCGTGATGCCGATGGTCGTCGGGCGCGGACGGGAAACAACAGTACCAGATCTCGTCGGCATTGACCGATTCGCAGCCGAGGAGTCGATCATCAAGGCCGGGCTGGTTCTCGGCGACGTTCGCAGCGTCTCCAACGCAACCGTACCCCCGGACCGGGTAGTGACCCAGCACCCTGAACCCCGGCAAAGGGTCAAGCTCGGGCGCAAGGTGCACATCGACGTGAGCATAGGCGGCTCCCGGATGAAGGTCCCCCATGTCGAAGGGCTCACTCTCGCCCGAGCCACCACCCTGCTCTCCGCGTCGGGGATCTCCGTTGCCGGAGTCGAATCACTCCGCTCACTAACTCTGCCGGCGGGACAAGTGGTATCAACGCGTCCCCCCGCCGGCTTCGAGGTCGACGAAGGCGAACGCATAACCATCCAGATCTCCTCCCGGGTCGGCAACTTCCCGATGCCGGGCCTGGTCGGCATGAACGTGGGAGCCGCCTCCGGCATACTGGCATCACAGGGACTCATCCTCGGAAACGTGAAACAGGCCCCGAGCGACGAACCTGCAGGCAACGTGCTTATCCAGTACCCGGAAGAAGGCATGACGGTCCGTGACCTCGATACGGTAAGCCTGATCGTAGCCATCCCGCCGGGCAGAAGATGAAGGTATCCGCGTCGATACTCGACTGCGACTTCCTCCGTCTCTCCGACGAACTGGCGGCGGTGGTGAACGCGGGCGCGGACGCCATCCATCTCGACGTGATGGACGGCCATTTTGTCCCGAACCTGAGCTTCGGAGTCCCGCTGGCAAAGGCCGTGCGCCGGGCCGTGAACGTGCCTGTCCACTCTCACCTCATGGTGCAGGAACCGGAGTGGCTGGTTGAGAAGTTTCTCGCCTATTCCGACCTCATCACCTTCCACATCGAAGCAGCTGAGTCGCCGGAGCAGTGTATCGAGACAATCCGCGCCGCCGGCAAGGCTGCCGGGATATCTCTCAACCCCAACACTCCGGTCGAGTCCCTCCGCCCGGTCATCGCCGACGTGCAGGACGTGCTGGTGATGAGCGTCTACCCGGGCTTCGGCGGCCAGGAGTTCTCCCGGGAATCGGCGGCCCGTATCCGCGAGACGGCCAGGCTCATCGCCGAGTCTGGCTCCAGAGCGACGATATCGGTCGACGGCGGGGTCAACCCGCAGAACTGCAACCTGGTGGCTGAAGCAGGCGCGCACTGGGTCATCGCCGGCAGCGCCATCTTCCGCAGCCCGGACTACGCCGCAGTCATCAAGGCCCTGAAGTCGTAACGAATGTAGAAGATGATGACAAAGTGGAAAGGGGCAATGACGAAGTCCGGACCTGGGACCGCCACTCTCGGACGTCTCTCCTGTGGCCCGGTGTATGACACTGGAACCCTAGAACCCTCCAGCCCTCGAACCCTTTTCTAGATATGTTCGACGCACTGACCGACCGGTTCACCCAGCTTCGCCGCAAGCTGCTGGGTTTCGGACGCCTATCAGACCGCGAGGTATCGCAGGCCCTGCGCGAGGTCCGCACGGTGCTGCTCGAAGCCGACGTCAACTACAAGGTCGTCGGTCACTTCATCCGCTCGGTCGAGGCCAAGCTCAAAGAGAAGAACGTGGCGGCCAGCCTCAAGCCCGGTGAACTCATCAACGCCACTCTCTACCAGGGACTGGTCGAGCTGCTGGGCGAGACAACGCCCAAGCTCGACTTGAGTTCCAACCCTGTGGTCATCAGCCTCGTCGGCCTGCAGGGCACCGGCAAGACGACCTTTGCCGGCAAGCTCGCGCACAAGTTCCGGAACCGCAAGCCTCTGCTCGTCGCCTGCGACCCCAAGCGGCCGGCCGCTTCCGACCAGCTCCGCTCGGTCGCCGAGCGCGCCAAGTGCGATTTCTATCCGGTATCCAGCGACGTAGTCGCGACCAGCCTGGCCGCGCTGAAGCAGGCCCGAAACCGCGGCAACGGCTTCGTGGTCTTCGACACCGCGGGCCGCCTCCACATCGACGACGACCTGATGAACGAACTCGGGGCAGTCCAGGACAAGGCCAAACCCAATGCCAGTCTGCTGGTCCTCGACGGCATGGTCGGACAGGACGCCGTCAGCCAGGCCGAGCAGTTCAGCACGCGGCTCAAACTGACCGGCTGCTGCTTCACCAAGCTCGACGGCGACGCCCGGGGCGGGGCGGTGATGTCGGTACGGCACGTCACCGGGCTGCCGGTCTTCTTCGTCGGCACCGGCGAGCACCTCGAAGACGTGGAGGATTTCCACCCCGACCGGATCGCCTCGCGCATCCTCGGCATGGGCGACATGAAGAGCCTCGCCGACAAGGTCCAGGCCGCCACCGAAGGGCAGGACCAGCGCGCGATCGCCGAGAAGTTCCTCAAGGGGAAGTTCGACCTCGACGACTTCCTGGGCCAGCTCAAAGGCATAAAGAAGATGGGCAACATCTCCAAACTGCTGGCAATGATACCCGGGGCAGGCAACCTGGAAGTCGACGACAGTGAATTCGCTCAGGTCGAGGCCATGATTCAATCCATGACCCCGGCCGAACGGAGAAACCCGGACATCGTCGACGGCTCGCGCCGCCGCCGCATTGCCTCAGGAAGCGGCACCACGGTCACCGACGTCAACCGGCTGCTGAAGGAATTCGCCCAGGCGCGAGTCCTGGCCAAACAGATGTCCGGCGGCCGCACCCCGCGCCCGCGCATGCGCTAGGCCACACCGCCCCGCTTCACTCCCGCCCGATTGTAGATTCTGAAACCACCGCACCTCATCATGGAGGCCGGCAGCGTCGCGGTCGCGACCGTCTAGATCGCGATGCTCATCCTCACGTAACCGACGACCTTCTGCTCCTTGAAGGACGCGACCAACTCGCCTTCCTTGAAGAACCGGAAGTAGCCGTCCAACTCCTCAACCCGGTCCGCGTCAACGATCACCTGTGGCCGCTTGTCCGACTCGATGAAAACATCGTAAGGCACAGCAACTCCTTTCAGGGAACCGCCCCGGCACGTCCCGGACTCAAGGTGCTCGCACCGGCGACCTCCCAAGACATTATAACAGACAGAAGCCATCTGTCAATAGTGACCCGTGCGACCCATGGTTCTCCCGGACGCGGCGCGACAGCGGCCGGCGGACAGGAACAACAGGAACGAAAGGCGCCGTCGTCCCCGGTGCCGACCGGGCCGCCCCGACAAGCCGGCATCCGCATCGCCGTTCGACAACGCTTGACACCCAGGGAAGACAGGTGTCTAATTGAGCAACAGGAACGGGCGGTCGCGGCTGAACGGCCGCCTTCCGACACCCGGCTGCAACGGAGGCCGGCCGGATGCCACGCCAGGAGTGCCGCCTCCAACCAGACAAGGAGGAAAGATGTCCAGAACTGTGCTGGTTCTGATACTCAGCGCCATCATGTCGGCCGCGGCCGGCTTCACGGGCACAGCGACCACCGCCACCCCGACGGCTTCGGGCTCGGCAGCGCAGCCCGCACAAAGGCCGACCCCGCTGCCCGCGA
Proteins encoded:
- the yajC gene encoding preprotein translocase subunit YajC codes for the protein MFGIALAQTPAPTATPGAPAAGGMNSILGFLPIILIFAVLYFLMILPQQRRQKKHTQMLEQIKRGDRVVLGSGIHGIVSNVREQTFLVKVAENTELEVDKSAVSYKFGAEK
- the def gene encoding peptide deformylase, whose product is MRTPNSRSTSQRSATSLAPKSSPAAKPAGVNRRVVLYGHRALRTKSRLIGELTSDLVKFLEDLKVSMLTQDGLGLAANQIAETVAAFAINPRAVDDDREPYCIINPEVVATEGLVEAEEGCLSLPGLFDFLPRPEFVRISGLNEELQPITVEGTRLLARALLHEIDHLNGVLFIDHLSESRRRMLGTKLKELEERERCA
- a CDS encoding methionyl-tRNA formyltransferase; translation: MRVAFFGTSDFAVPALRSLARSAHRIETVVTAPPQPSGRGRKLVPSPTEQEARALGIKVLTPQDPNAPAFISEFGSQAPDAAVLAAYGYILKPAALSVPAFGFLNIHPSLLPRYRGAAPIQRALLAGEHETGVTIIALSEQVDAGDIVEQEVVAVGPNETAGELSRRLADVGARLILQSLTQLAEGKARRALQDPELATRAAKIAKAERSIDWRESAQQIHNRIRALSPEPGAVTSFRQRRIVLLRSEVSPVSDPGEPGQILFDHPGLVVAAGAGALEITELKPEGKRAQTGQDFRNGHRPVAGERFAA
- a CDS encoding PASTA domain-containing protein, yielding MRQRRKRRSHALRTLILILLAIALLIVVLNWLVMPMVVGRGRETTVPDLVGIDRFAAEESIIKAGLVLGDVRSVSNATVPPDRVVTQHPEPRQRVKLGRKVHIDVSIGGSRMKVPHVEGLTLARATTLLSASGISVAGVESLRSLTLPAGQVVSTRPPAGFEVDEGERITIQISSRVGNFPMPGLVGMNVGAASGILASQGLILGNVKQAPSDEPAGNVLIQYPEEGMTVRDLDTVSLIVAIPPGRR
- the rpe gene encoding ribulose-phosphate 3-epimerase; the protein is MKVSASILDCDFLRLSDELAAVVNAGADAIHLDVMDGHFVPNLSFGVPLAKAVRRAVNVPVHSHLMVQEPEWLVEKFLAYSDLITFHIEAAESPEQCIETIRAAGKAAGISLNPNTPVESLRPVIADVQDVLVMSVYPGFGGQEFSRESAARIRETARLIAESGSRATISVDGGVNPQNCNLVAEAGAHWVIAGSAIFRSPDYAAVIKALKS
- a CDS encoding signal recognition particle protein, which gives rise to MFDALTDRFTQLRRKLLGFGRLSDREVSQALREVRTVLLEADVNYKVVGHFIRSVEAKLKEKNVAASLKPGELINATLYQGLVELLGETTPKLDLSSNPVVISLVGLQGTGKTTFAGKLAHKFRNRKPLLVACDPKRPAASDQLRSVAERAKCDFYPVSSDVVATSLAALKQARNRGNGFVVFDTAGRLHIDDDLMNELGAVQDKAKPNASLLVLDGMVGQDAVSQAEQFSTRLKLTGCCFTKLDGDARGGAVMSVRHVTGLPVFFVGTGEHLEDVEDFHPDRIASRILGMGDMKSLADKVQAATEGQDQRAIAEKFLKGKFDLDDFLGQLKGIKKMGNISKLLAMIPGAGNLEVDDSEFAQVEAMIQSMTPAERRNPDIVDGSRRRRIASGSGTTVTDVNRLLKEFAQARVLAKQMSGGRTPRPRMR